A stretch of DNA from Mesorhizobium onobrychidis:
GACGAATTCCTCAAATGGCCGGAATACGACCCGGTCAAAGCCAAGGCACTGCTGGACGAGGCCGGCTACAAGGGCGATCCGATCAAGATCCAGACCAACACGCGTTACCAGGGCATGTATGAGAACGCCGTGCTGCTGCAGGCGATGCTGACGGCCGCGGGCTTTAATGCCCAGCTCGAAGTGCTGGATTGGGCGGCACAACTCGGCAATTACCTTGCCGGCAAATTCCAGATCCAGTCCTTCGGCTATTCGGCTCGTCTCGATCCGTCGCTGATGTATGGCGTCATCCTCGGCGACAAGGCGACCGATCCGACTGCGCAGTGGGACAGCAAGGAGGCCCTCGACCTCTACACGAAGTCGATGGCCACGACCGACCCCGCTCAACGCAAGGCGCTGTTCAAGCAGCTCCATGCCCTCATGGCAAAGCATGTGCCGATCCTTGGCCTCTATTACGAGCCATCCGTCGACGCGGTGTCGCCGAAGGTGAAGGGCTATTCGGTATGGCCCGCGGCAAACCCCCGCGTATGGGGTGTCTGGAAAAGCGAATAGGAGCTGGCGATTGTCTGTCGCTCGAAGGATCGGAGGCGTGTTGCCTCCGATCTTTCGTTTGAGCTACCTGGTGGTGAAAGCCTGACGCTTGGATCCGGGGCCGTAAACCCGCTCAGGGTGGGAAGGAGACCTAAACTGCTCTCCGACGGCGCGTGTGCGCTAGGAGCGGTCGTTCGACAGCGATCCGAGCAGCAATGGCCGTTGTGCATGGCCGAAGTGCTACTGACGTTTAGTATGAGGTGACGGTTGACCGTGGAGGTCTGTGACCTAGCTTTGTGACTAGCTTAAAGCTCATACCGTCCAGAACCGGAAATGGCGGAATGTTACGCACCGTGGGAGAACTCTCGGGACATTGAGATGCAGAGGTGCAAGTCGGGTTTCAGAGCCTGTGCGCCCGTAGCGGCCGATAATCGGCGGCCACGGCATCTTCAGGTTTCGATTCAAACAAAAGTCATCTGCGCCGGCATGTCTATCAGCGCGCGACCGGCGCTCCGTCATGCAACAGCAATTCGAGCACTGGAGGGATATCGAAGCAAGTGACAGCTTTGAGAGCGATCGAAGGCTTTAGCCAGCACAAGGCGAGGGGCCGAACACCGCTTCACGAGCTTGAGAATACACCCAAGAACGCACAGGCACGGCAATGTCAAACCATCTTGCCGAAATTTACGCAAATGACGCAGATCTCGCCATCCTGGGCGGGATAGCAGCATTTGCCTCGGTGGGCCTCTATCTTGTGCTCCGGCGTATCCTTATCGCGGTGCAACGGCGTCGCCTCAAATCAGATGTGAGCGAAGGCGGATCTGATCCCCCCCATGAGGCATCTTGGGATTGGGAAAGCCCGGTCGACCTTGCAACCGAGCCTGCTTCTTCTTCTCAGGTTGCGGTGCCCTCAGACACGGCAGACCTGGATATTCGGCGTCAGGATGCCAATTGCCTTCGGTTCGGGGTGCGAATCGAGTATTTCGACGTGATCTCCGAATCTTGCGAGAGCTCGTCTGTGGCCCAGACCAACGCTTTCGCTTCCGCGACGAACATAGCGCAATCCGGCCGACTTGCGACATCGATCAGAGAAATCGCTGGCTATGTTCATAGGCAGGTGGCGGCTAATGTTGCCGCCCTAACTAGTCCAGTATTGAGGGCTCTGGGCCGTATGCCGACACAACTCGCCCTCCCGGAACGTGGGGAGCGAATTTGCGGGTCAGCATGGGACCAATTGGGTCGTAAGGCTTCCCCGCGCAAAGTTGCTCAGTTGGCCAAACCGGCGCATCGCGGCTTGAACGTCACAGCTCAAAGGGGAACGATCAGCCTGGATCCCGCCCCGACCATCGCGACGGCCTCACCTCCACGCGTTCGCAACCTGATCGGTCTTGTGCCCCGCTTGGGCGTCGCCGCAATCTGTCTGGCCGTGCCGCTTAGCTATGCGATGAGACAAAACTGGGTCGAAAGCGCCCCCGTCATTTCGCGGGCCCAAGGCACGAGTGTCGAACTGCTCAGCCCGGATTTCACGGCTGCCCGGGCGCAAGTCGGGGCAGCCGGTGCTCAGGCAGCCGCTGCAGGGGAATTGGGCGGCCAGGAGCACCGTGCGGCGGAAGGCGAGCGCGCCAGCAGCGCTGCTCTGCAGGGAGCACTCCTCGAGTCACGCAAGCAGATCGATGCGCTGAGGACAAGCATGGCAGCCGCCGACAACGCACGCGAGGAGCGATTGCGCAACGAGCTCGCGGCAGCCCGCACACTTGACGCATTGCGGCGCATAGCGGGAGATGCCCGCACAATGCTGCGCGAGGCCACCAACTATGTCTTTACGGAGATGCCCGCTGCTCATCTGGAGCGTCAGCGAGCCGAATGGCGGGCGCGCGATCTATCGCGAGCGCGGGCGAAAATTGAACAGCTTGAGGCCAAGGCCGCCGAGGATCGCGCCAAGGCCAAGGCTTCGCTGGCGCAAGCGAGCGGAATGCTCGACGACGAACGCCGGAAATCAGAGGACCTTCGTGGCGACCTCGCCGAAGTGAAACTGTCCAATGCCGCGCTCATGGAGCGCGCTTACGCGGCTGAGCAGGAACGGACCGGTGCAGTCACAGCGAGAGAACGAGTGGAGCAGACCGCAGCCGAGACGGAGGGCGCGCTGGCTCGAGAACGCGCTGCAGCAGCGTCGATTCATGAGGAGCTGAAAAAAGCTCGCCTCGAGCGCGACGCGGCTGAACAGGAACGAGCCAGAGCAGTCTCAGCGAGAAAGCGTGCCGAGCAGACTGCAACCGAGACAGCGCAGACTTTGGCATTAGAACGCGCTGCAGCAGTCTCGACGCGAGAGGAGCTGAAAAAAACTCGCCTCGAGCGCGACGCGGCTGAGCAGGAACGAGCCAGAGCAGTCACAGCGAGAGAACGAGTGGAGCAGACTGCAACCGAGACGGCGCAGGCTCTGGCACGAGAACGCGCTGCGGCAGTCTCGACCCATGAGGACCTCGATAAAGCTCGCCTCGAACGTGACGCCGCCCGAGCACTTTTGGTAGGGGTCGCCAGGCTGAAGGAGGCTCTGGACAAGCAACGTGAAGTCACTGTTTCTCTTGCCCGCGACCTGGCCGCCGCGCGCGCGGACAATGACAGGCTCAGGGCTGAGCGTCGCAGCGCTCAGATTGAGCCGCCGCTGAAGCCGCGCGCTGGCCGCTCAGCAGCCGCTGCCGGCGGGGTGAAGGCTGTCAGCCAGAAGACTGCACGCAGCAAGGTTCGCAACCCGTCGCGGATTGCCCGGGTGCGTTCTCTCACACTTCCCTATCCCCTCAGGCCAAGACAAGCGACGTTGGAGTGATTTCCAAAACGACTGTGCGGTCCTCCTATCGAAGGCCCAGGTCCTTTGGGAGGCATTGCCTCGCACCCTCTCACGACGCCGCGGATGAGTCACCCGTTCGAATTCATCCTGCTCTCGTCGGCGAGGAGTCTGCGCGATGCGCTATGTCAGCCCGATCACGCCGCCAGTCGCGTTCAATTCGCATCTGATCGGCGCCTGCC
This window harbors:
- a CDS encoding ABC transporter substrate-binding protein; translation: MRDENEASREAYVDEVRFMVIPDTAAAETALFAGELDVLPDLESSRVEEAKSRGMTVLSTQDLSWTAILLQTKDPLLSHAKMREALAHATDINQIAAARTNGVATGDPSAVAQASSFFDDEFLKWPEYDPVKAKALLDEAGYKGDPIKIQTNTRYQGMYENAVLLQAMLTAAGFNAQLEVLDWAAQLGNYLAGKFQIQSFGYSARLDPSLMYGVILGDKATDPTAQWDSKEALDLYTKSMATTDPAQRKALFKQLHALMAKHVPILGLYYEPSVDAVSPKVKGYSVWPAANPRVWGVWKSE